In a single window of the Pandoraea pulmonicola genome:
- the ada gene encoding bifunctional DNA-binding transcriptional regulator/O6-methylguanine-DNA methyltransferase Ada: MTAKHPSRTGSSAGASPARRTPANDRAAHARYASDDARWAAVVARDKQADGEFFYSVRTTGVYCRPSCGARLARRENVAFHADAATAERAGFRPCKRCKPDQGTLDARHAALVTAACRRIETADEPPRLETLAAEAGLSPHYFHRLFRAVTGVTPRAYANGRRAQRMRETLPAAQSVTSALYDAGFNSNGRFYASADAVLGMKPTAFRAGGKAESIRFAVAQCSLGALLVAATPRGLCAIALGDDPDALVRDLQDRFPQAELVGADAEFERWVAQVVGFVESPRIGLSLPLDVRGTAFQQRVWEALREVPAGQTASYAQIAERIGAPRAVRAVAQACASNQLAVVIPCHRIVRHDGALSGYRWGVERKRALLSQERIDASARQRAEQREQGKGKS; the protein is encoded by the coding sequence ATGACCGCCAAACACCCGTCCCGCACCGGCAGCAGCGCCGGTGCATCCCCTGCACGCCGCACCCCGGCGAACGACCGCGCGGCGCACGCGCGCTACGCGAGCGATGACGCCCGCTGGGCGGCCGTTGTCGCGCGAGACAAGCAGGCGGACGGCGAATTCTTCTACTCCGTGCGCACGACCGGCGTGTACTGTCGCCCGTCCTGCGGCGCGCGTCTGGCGCGACGCGAAAACGTCGCGTTCCATGCCGACGCGGCGACGGCCGAACGCGCCGGCTTTCGCCCATGCAAGCGCTGCAAGCCCGATCAGGGAACGCTCGACGCGCGCCACGCGGCGCTGGTAACGGCGGCATGCCGGCGCATCGAAACGGCGGACGAACCGCCGCGTCTGGAAACCCTCGCCGCGGAAGCCGGCTTGAGCCCGCACTACTTCCACCGGCTCTTTCGCGCCGTGACCGGGGTGACGCCGCGAGCGTATGCCAACGGGCGCCGTGCGCAGCGCATGCGCGAAACGCTGCCTGCCGCGCAGAGCGTGACGTCCGCGCTCTATGACGCCGGCTTCAATTCCAACGGCCGCTTCTACGCCAGCGCCGACGCCGTACTCGGCATGAAGCCGACCGCCTTTCGCGCGGGCGGCAAAGCCGAATCGATCCGCTTTGCCGTCGCCCAGTGCTCGCTCGGCGCGCTGCTGGTCGCGGCGACTCCGCGCGGGTTGTGCGCCATCGCGCTGGGCGACGATCCGGACGCGCTCGTGCGCGATCTGCAGGATCGCTTTCCGCAGGCGGAGCTGGTCGGCGCCGACGCCGAGTTCGAGCGCTGGGTCGCGCAGGTCGTCGGCTTCGTGGAATCGCCTCGCATCGGCCTGTCGTTGCCGCTCGACGTGCGCGGCACGGCGTTCCAGCAACGCGTGTGGGAAGCGCTGCGCGAGGTGCCGGCCGGCCAGACGGCGAGCTACGCGCAAATCGCCGAACGGATCGGGGCGCCGCGGGCGGTGCGAGCCGTTGCGCAGGCGTGCGCATCGAACCAGTTGGCGGTCGTGATCCCGTGCCACCGGATCGTCCGCCACGATGGTGCGCTCTCGGGCTATCGGTGGGGGGTCGAGCGCAAGCGCGCGTTGCTCTCGCAGGAGCGCATCGACGCAAGCGCTCGACAACGTGCCGAACAACGCGAGCAAGGCAAGGGGAAGTCGTGA
- a CDS encoding NAD(P)-dependent oxidoreductase: MKVALIGITGRVGTRVAEELLSRGHTVTGIARNPERVEAEKGLTVVKGDAADPASLAPLLAGHDAVISAGRFVSVDAAKLIDAVKRAGVPRLLVVGGAGSLEIAPGKALIDTPEFPEAYKAEAGAGRVFLQVLRAEPKDSPLNWTFLSPSALFEPGERTGKFRIGGDGLLVDPNGKSWISMEDYAIALVDELEKNQHPRARFTVGY, translated from the coding sequence ATGAAAGTCGCCTTGATTGGTATTACCGGCCGCGTCGGTACGCGTGTCGCAGAAGAATTGCTCTCGCGCGGCCATACGGTCACGGGCATTGCGCGCAATCCCGAGCGCGTCGAAGCCGAAAAGGGCCTGACCGTGGTCAAGGGCGACGCCGCCGATCCGGCTTCGCTCGCACCGCTGCTGGCAGGTCATGATGCCGTGATCAGCGCGGGCCGCTTCGTGTCGGTCGACGCCGCCAAGCTCATCGATGCGGTCAAGCGCGCTGGCGTGCCGCGCCTGCTCGTCGTGGGCGGCGCGGGCAGTCTGGAAATCGCGCCGGGCAAGGCGCTCATCGACACGCCGGAATTCCCCGAAGCGTACAAGGCCGAAGCCGGCGCCGGACGAGTGTTCCTGCAGGTGCTGCGTGCGGAGCCGAAGGACTCGCCGCTGAACTGGACGTTCCTCTCGCCTTCGGCCCTGTTCGAGCCGGGCGAGCGCACCGGCAAGTTCCGCATCGGTGGCGACGGCCTGCTCGTCGACCCCAACGGCAAGAGCTGGATCTCGATGGAGGACTACGCCATCGCACTCGTCGACGAACTGGAAAAGAACCAGCACCCGCGCGCGCGTTTCACGGTCGGGTATTGA
- the copC gene encoding copper homeostasis periplasmic binding protein CopC, with product MRTIKILSSAPCASGTLRRAVRGLTLAAAVSLVAVSQGAWAHAHAVSSEPAAQATVDAPKSVRVTFDSALEGAFSKLTVVDAKGKAVTQAKAGLDPARKTLTLALPALAAGDYQVNWVAVASDGHRTQGNFKFTVK from the coding sequence ATGCGTACCATCAAGATCCTCTCCTCCGCCCCCTGCGCCTCCGGCACATTGCGTCGTGCAGTGCGGGGGCTCACGCTCGCAGCCGCCGTCAGCCTCGTCGCCGTGTCGCAAGGCGCATGGGCGCATGCGCATGCGGTGTCGAGCGAGCCGGCCGCGCAGGCCACCGTCGACGCGCCGAAATCGGTGCGCGTCACGTTTGACTCGGCGCTCGAAGGCGCCTTCTCGAAACTCACCGTGGTCGACGCGAAGGGCAAGGCCGTCACCCAAGCCAAGGCTGGACTGGACCCCGCACGCAAGACGCTCACGCTGGCGCTGCCCGCGCTCGCCGCCGGCGACTACCAGGTGAACTGGGTGGCCGTGGCGAGCGACGGCCATCGCACGCAAGGCAACTTCAAATTCACCGTGAAGTGA
- a CDS encoding IMPACT family protein, producing MFALAAPVETELEIRKSRFIGIVMPAASREVAMRELDALRVRYPNATHYCWVLLCEGASGFDDDGEPGGTAAKPMYNVLMHKGLANVFAVVVRYYGGIKLGAGGLTRAYGQAVSEALKLATLTAVEPMVEPSYRVSFAHEAMLRRLAERFGAEVLDAAYDDAVTLRLRLKVRDVDAFETDATQALSGGLERRD from the coding sequence ATGTTTGCTTTGGCCGCACCCGTCGAAACCGAACTGGAAATCAGGAAAAGCCGGTTCATCGGCATTGTCATGCCCGCGGCGTCGCGTGAGGTTGCCATGCGCGAACTCGACGCGCTGCGCGTGCGCTATCCGAACGCCACGCACTATTGCTGGGTGCTGTTGTGCGAGGGCGCGTCGGGTTTCGACGACGATGGCGAGCCGGGCGGGACCGCCGCCAAGCCGATGTACAACGTGCTTATGCACAAGGGACTGGCCAACGTGTTCGCCGTGGTCGTGCGGTATTACGGCGGCATCAAGCTGGGGGCGGGCGGGTTGACGCGCGCCTACGGACAAGCCGTGAGCGAAGCGCTCAAGCTCGCCACGCTCACGGCCGTCGAACCGATGGTCGAGCCGAGCTACCGGGTGTCGTTCGCGCACGAAGCGATGCTGCGTCGGTTGGCCGAGCGCTTCGGCGCCGAAGTGCTTGACGCCGCTTACGACGACGCCGTCACCTTGCGGCTGCGGCTCAAGGTGCGCGACGTGGATGCGTTCGAGACCGACGCCACGCAGGCGCTCAGCGGCGGCCTCGAACGGCGCGACTGA
- a CDS encoding GTP-binding protein, producing MTLSPAAAGGADRRLPVTVLSGFLGAGKTTLLNHVLRNRDGLRVAVLVNDMSEVNIDASFVERGAAAAGAALSRTEERLVEMSNGCICCTLREDLLIAVRELAQDGRFDYLLIESTGIAEPMPVAATFEFRDEAGRSLSDVARLDTMVTVVDALHVLEDFNGLDTLAQRGEVAGEEDERRLAELLTEQIEFADVVVVSKVDCVDLARLEAVKALITGLNPSARIVLGERGEVPLTEVLGTGRFDPERAERMAGWAQALAGEHDSEADTYGVASFVLRRREPLHPARFAAFMSKPFDGLIRAKGYVWSASRPAWALAYSRAGNTATLEPVGQWWAAADPELWPPEGDPQRAAIEANWEAPWGDRINELVFIGRDMDRAAIEKAFDACRLSAVELSQGDAAWRDGEHALPLQMADDTA from the coding sequence ATGACACTTTCTCCTGCGGCGGCCGGCGGTGCGGACCGTCGGCTGCCCGTGACCGTATTGTCCGGTTTCCTCGGCGCGGGCAAGACCACGCTGCTCAATCATGTGCTGCGCAATCGCGACGGCCTGCGCGTGGCCGTGCTCGTCAACGACATGAGCGAAGTCAACATCGACGCCTCGTTCGTCGAGCGCGGCGCTGCCGCCGCGGGCGCAGCGCTCTCACGCACGGAAGAGCGTCTCGTCGAGATGAGCAACGGCTGCATCTGCTGCACGTTGCGCGAGGATCTGCTCATCGCCGTGCGCGAACTCGCGCAGGACGGTCGTTTCGACTATCTGCTCATCGAGTCGACGGGGATCGCCGAGCCGATGCCCGTGGCCGCGACGTTCGAGTTTCGCGACGAAGCCGGGCGGTCGCTGTCGGACGTCGCCCGGCTCGACACGATGGTGACGGTCGTCGATGCGCTGCATGTACTCGAGGACTTCAACGGTCTCGACACGCTCGCACAGCGCGGCGAAGTCGCGGGCGAGGAAGACGAGCGCCGTCTCGCCGAACTGCTCACCGAGCAGATCGAGTTTGCCGACGTGGTCGTCGTGAGCAAGGTGGATTGCGTCGATCTGGCGCGGCTGGAGGCCGTCAAGGCACTCATCACCGGTCTCAATCCGTCGGCGCGCATCGTGCTGGGCGAGCGTGGCGAGGTGCCGCTCACCGAAGTGCTTGGCACCGGACGCTTCGACCCGGAGCGCGCCGAGCGGATGGCGGGATGGGCGCAGGCGCTGGCAGGCGAACACGATTCCGAGGCCGATACCTACGGTGTGGCGAGCTTCGTGCTGCGTCGGCGCGAGCCGCTGCATCCGGCGCGCTTCGCGGCGTTCATGTCGAAGCCGTTCGACGGACTGATTCGCGCGAAGGGGTACGTCTGGTCGGCGAGTCGTCCGGCATGGGCGCTCGCGTACTCGCGCGCCGGCAACACGGCCACGCTCGAACCTGTCGGCCAATGGTGGGCCGCTGCCGACCCGGAGCTGTGGCCGCCCGAGGGCGACCCGCAACGCGCCGCGATCGAAGCGAACTGGGAAGCGCCGTGGGGCGATCGCATCAACGAGCTCGTATTCATTGGCCGTGACATGGATCGCGCCGCTATCGAGAAGGCGTTCGATGCGTGTCGGTTGAGTGCCGTCGAGCTCTCCCAGGGCGACGCCGCCTGGCGCGACGGCGAGCATGCCTTGCCACTGCAGATGGCGGACGACACGGCATGA
- a CDS encoding copper resistance D family protein codes for MSADLAAGTWQPATAGLLNLALALAFGVLLLRSPHAVRSGLTRRVLPGFAAGLAVLAWIAYVLASTEAMTGGDWESASAMFADVSQVLTQSHFGRMQWVAGLGALLLCAGAWAWYDARRQLLAAPPIADDPRDRHHRREHRQERRGRMVYAAGAVVLAIARAGTGHAADAAMPWLAIGIHSLHVAAAASWTGALLVAGCVIPGWRHWPVGARAAYGERLSSIATLAMLVALVTGGFNAWRTLGETPSLWFAAQSAPYTAWLATKLVLVACAAMLGAWNRWRLLPRLALDVDTSSAFARVVGVEALVLVMVMSLAAKLGTTMPPGV; via the coding sequence ATGTCGGCAGATCTGGCCGCCGGCACGTGGCAACCCGCCACCGCGGGCCTGCTCAACCTCGCCTTGGCGCTCGCGTTCGGTGTGCTGCTGCTGCGCAGCCCGCACGCCGTGCGCAGCGGCCTGACCCGGCGCGTGCTCCCCGGTTTCGCGGCCGGTCTGGCGGTGCTCGCCTGGATCGCGTACGTGCTCGCCAGCACCGAGGCGATGACCGGCGGCGACTGGGAAAGCGCGTCGGCCATGTTCGCCGACGTGTCGCAAGTGCTCACGCAATCGCACTTCGGCCGGATGCAGTGGGTCGCCGGACTGGGCGCGCTGCTGCTGTGCGCCGGCGCCTGGGCCTGGTACGACGCCAGACGGCAACTGCTCGCGGCGCCTCCCATCGCCGACGATCCGCGCGACCGGCATCATCGACGCGAACACCGACAGGAACGCCGCGGGCGCATGGTGTATGCGGCGGGCGCCGTGGTGCTCGCCATCGCGCGCGCCGGCACGGGGCATGCAGCGGACGCCGCCATGCCGTGGCTGGCCATCGGCATTCATTCGCTGCACGTCGCCGCGGCGGCATCATGGACCGGCGCACTGCTGGTCGCCGGATGCGTGATACCGGGCTGGCGTCACTGGCCGGTCGGCGCGCGCGCCGCCTACGGCGAGCGCCTGTCGTCGATTGCGACGCTGGCCATGCTCGTCGCCCTCGTGACCGGCGGCTTCAACGCCTGGCGCACGCTCGGCGAAACGCCGTCGCTGTGGTTTGCCGCGCAGAGCGCGCCCTATACGGCATGGCTGGCGACGAAACTGGTCCTCGTGGCATGTGCGGCCATGCTCGGCGCGTGGAATCGCTGGCGTCTCCTGCCTCGCCTCGCGCTCGATGTCGACACTTCGTCGGCCTTCGCACGCGTGGTCGGCGTCGAGGCCCTGGTGCTCGTGATGGTGATGAGCCTGGCCGCCAAACTCGGCACGACCATGCCGCCAGGCGTCTGA
- a CDS encoding DsbA family protein, with amino-acid sequence MGPTEMNHARLHYIADPLCGWCYAAAPLVKAARDVAGLDVVFHGGGMMAGPNVQRVTPQLRNYVMPHDHRIAALTGQPFGDAYFEGLLRDTTAVFDSAPPTAAVLAAEALAGRGLDMLAAEQHAHYVAGKRIADRDVLIALAADLGFDRDAFTKAFDAQDVTALMQHFRDSRAWLARVGGSGFPTFALEIDGQVERLEPGRYLGQPDAWRDALRERLLVAQATASADDNASTLPQCGPDGCAI; translated from the coding sequence ATGGGACCTACCGAAATGAATCACGCACGACTGCATTACATCGCCGATCCGCTGTGCGGCTGGTGCTACGCCGCAGCGCCGCTGGTAAAGGCGGCGCGCGACGTGGCGGGCCTCGACGTCGTCTTTCACGGCGGCGGCATGATGGCCGGCCCGAACGTGCAGCGCGTGACGCCGCAACTGCGCAATTACGTCATGCCGCACGATCATCGCATCGCCGCGCTCACCGGGCAGCCGTTCGGCGACGCCTACTTCGAAGGGCTGCTGCGCGACACCACGGCGGTCTTCGACTCGGCCCCGCCCACGGCGGCGGTGCTGGCCGCCGAAGCGCTGGCCGGACGCGGCCTCGACATGCTCGCCGCCGAACAGCACGCGCACTACGTGGCGGGTAAGCGCATCGCCGATCGCGACGTGCTCATCGCACTCGCGGCCGACCTAGGCTTTGATCGCGACGCGTTCACCAAGGCCTTCGACGCGCAGGACGTCACCGCCCTCATGCAGCATTTCCGCGATAGCCGCGCCTGGCTCGCCCGCGTGGGCGGCAGCGGCTTCCCGACGTTCGCACTGGAAATCGACGGCCAGGTGGAGCGGCTGGAGCCGGGACGTTATCTCGGCCAGCCCGACGCCTGGCGCGACGCATTGCGCGAGCGTTTGCTCGTCGCACAGGCCACGGCGTCCGCCGACGACAACGCCTCGACACTGCCGCAGTGCGGCCCCGACGGCTGCGCCATCTGA
- a CDS encoding 2OG-Fe(II) oxygenase encodes MGGRAQARVALAGAHRRKRSTTCRTTRARQGEVVSERVRKLDWAALEDELNGFGAARIPALLDAKECAALREMYGGANGSTGNSDTTPTSALFRSRIVMARHGFGQGEYQYFAYPLPPLVAGLREAFYAPLRQIAHRWHEAMGIDARYPPTHRAYLAQCHAAGQRRPTPLLLRYEAGGYNCLHQDLYGDHVFPLQVAILLSQPGEDFTGGEFVLTEQRPRMQSRAEVVPLMRGDAVVFAVHHRPVNGTRGVYRVNMRHGVSRVRSGHRHTLGVILHDAT; translated from the coding sequence GTGGGGGGTCGAGCGCAAGCGCGCGTTGCTCTCGCAGGAGCGCATCGACGCAAGCGCTCGACAACGTGCCGAACAACGCGAGCAAGGCAAGGGGAAGTCGTGAGCGAACGTGTACGGAAGCTCGACTGGGCTGCGCTCGAAGACGAGTTGAACGGCTTCGGTGCGGCCCGCATCCCCGCGTTGCTCGACGCGAAGGAATGCGCGGCGCTGCGCGAGATGTACGGCGGGGCGAACGGGTCTACCGGCAATTCAGACACCACGCCGACCTCTGCGCTGTTCCGCAGCCGCATCGTAATGGCGCGTCACGGATTTGGCCAAGGCGAGTACCAGTACTTCGCCTATCCGTTGCCGCCGCTTGTCGCCGGGTTGCGCGAGGCGTTCTATGCACCGTTGCGCCAGATCGCGCACCGCTGGCATGAGGCGATGGGCATCGACGCGCGTTACCCGCCCACGCATCGCGCCTACCTCGCGCAGTGCCACGCGGCGGGGCAACGCCGCCCCACACCACTGCTGCTGCGCTACGAGGCCGGCGGCTACAATTGTCTGCATCAGGACCTTTACGGGGATCACGTCTTCCCGTTGCAGGTGGCCATTCTGCTGTCGCAGCCCGGTGAGGATTTCACCGGCGGCGAATTCGTCCTCACCGAGCAACGCCCGCGCATGCAGTCGCGCGCCGAGGTGGTGCCGCTCATGCGCGGGGATGCCGTGGTGTTCGCCGTGCATCATCGCCCGGTCAACGGCACGCGCGGGGTGTATCGCGTCAATATGCGGCACGGGGTGAGTCGCGTGCGCAGCGGCCATCGGCATACGCTTGGCGTGATCCTGCACGACGCGACATGA
- the alkB gene encoding DNA oxidative demethylase AlkB — protein MTQDLFGHAPGDAAHDTLGPGAFVLRGFARERLPALQTDIDAVIAQAPLRHWLTPGGKRMSVAMTNCGDVGWISDRMGYRYGTHDPLSKQPWPRMPASFVRLARDAAQTAGYADFAPDACLINRYTVDARLTLHQDRDERELGAPIVSVSLGLPAIFLWGGLQRGDRTRKVRLEPGDVVVWGGESRLVHHGIASVEGSFDADAVRFNLTFRKAR, from the coding sequence ATGACACAGGATCTCTTCGGCCACGCGCCCGGCGATGCGGCGCACGACACGCTCGGCCCGGGCGCGTTCGTGCTGCGCGGCTTCGCACGCGAGCGGCTGCCGGCGCTGCAGACCGACATCGACGCGGTGATCGCGCAAGCACCGCTGCGTCACTGGCTGACGCCCGGCGGCAAGCGCATGTCCGTGGCGATGACGAACTGCGGCGACGTGGGCTGGATCAGCGACCGGATGGGCTATCGATACGGTACGCACGACCCGCTCTCGAAGCAGCCATGGCCGCGCATGCCGGCGTCGTTCGTGCGGCTCGCGCGCGACGCGGCGCAAACGGCCGGCTACGCCGACTTCGCGCCGGACGCCTGCCTAATCAATCGCTACACGGTCGACGCGCGACTCACGCTGCATCAGGATCGCGACGAACGCGAGCTCGGTGCGCCCATCGTATCGGTCTCGCTCGGATTGCCGGCGATCTTCCTCTGGGGCGGATTGCAGCGCGGCGACCGTACACGCAAAGTCCGGCTGGAGCCGGGCGACGTCGTGGTGTGGGGCGGCGAGTCGCGGCTCGTCCATCACGGCATTGCGAGCGTCGAAGGCAGCTTCGACGCCGACGCGGTGCGATTCAATCTCACGTTCCGCAAAGCGCGCTAG
- a CDS encoding 6-carboxytetrahydropterin synthase, giving the protein MSRGRTGVASGTRTKAVERMDATGPAPQRRAQFTLSRSFVFEAAHTLARRGIDPPSIDASRRIHGHSYRATIEVTGSPQGATGMVLDLARLDAELAHVSERLDHRLLDDVAGLGPATLENLCAFIWRSLAPRLSGLTRVTVSRDARGDACSLTMQAT; this is encoded by the coding sequence ATGAGCCGTGGGCGGACGGGGGTGGCGTCCGGTACACGGACGAAGGCGGTCGAACGCATGGACGCGACCGGTCCGGCGCCGCAGCGGCGAGCACAATTCACACTCTCGCGCAGCTTCGTGTTCGAAGCGGCGCACACGCTGGCGCGCCGCGGCATCGATCCGCCAAGTATCGATGCGAGCCGCCGCATTCACGGTCACAGCTATCGGGCGACGATCGAAGTGACCGGCAGCCCGCAGGGCGCGACCGGCATGGTGCTCGACCTGGCGCGGCTCGATGCCGAACTCGCGCACGTGAGCGAGCGGCTCGATCACCGACTGCTCGACGACGTGGCGGGGCTCGGCCCGGCGACGTTGGAAAACCTCTGCGCGTTCATCTGGCGCTCGCTCGCGCCGCGCCTGTCGGGCCTGACGCGCGTGACGGTCAGCCGCGACGCACGCGGCGACGCCTGCTCGCTGACGATGCAAGCTACCTGA
- a CDS encoding pirin family protein, with the protein MLDIRKAADRGVADHGWLSSRHTFSFANYYDPKQVGFSDLLVINDDRVAPGQGFGKHPHRDMEIFSYVLEGALEHKDTMGTGSVIEPGDVQLMSAGRGVAHSEFNHSRTSPVHFLQIWIVPNQAGISPEYQQQRFMPEEKRGRLRMIISPDGAENSLHIHQDARVYAGLFDADESATLTLAPNRYAYVHVARGSVSVNGVALGEGDGVRVREETALTLSKGNDAEVLVFDLRPVETPDF; encoded by the coding sequence ATGCTGGACATCAGAAAAGCTGCGGACCGAGGCGTTGCCGACCATGGCTGGCTCAGCTCGCGCCACACGTTCTCGTTCGCGAACTACTACGATCCGAAGCAAGTCGGCTTCTCCGATCTGCTCGTGATCAACGACGACCGCGTCGCCCCCGGGCAGGGCTTCGGCAAGCACCCGCACCGCGACATGGAGATCTTCTCGTACGTGCTCGAAGGTGCGCTCGAACACAAGGACACCATGGGTACAGGATCGGTGATCGAGCCGGGCGACGTGCAGTTGATGAGCGCAGGGCGGGGCGTGGCGCACAGCGAGTTCAACCACTCGCGCACGTCGCCGGTGCACTTTCTGCAGATCTGGATCGTGCCGAACCAGGCCGGCATCTCGCCCGAGTATCAACAGCAGCGCTTCATGCCGGAAGAAAAGCGCGGACGTCTGCGCATGATCATCTCGCCGGATGGCGCCGAGAATTCGCTGCACATCCACCAGGATGCACGGGTGTACGCCGGCCTGTTCGATGCCGATGAATCGGCCACGCTCACGCTCGCGCCGAACCGCTACGCCTATGTGCACGTGGCACGCGGCAGCGTCAGCGTGAACGGAGTGGCGCTCGGCGAGGGGGACGGCGTGCGGGTGCGCGAAGAAACCGCGCTCACGCTCTCCAAGGGCAACGACGCCGAAGTGCTCGTGTTCGATCTGCGCCCGGTCGAGACGCCTGACTTCTGA
- a CDS encoding LysR family transcriptional regulator, translating to MDRLTAMRVFTEVADRGSLTAAAQRLDMSRAMVSRYLAELEAWLGTRLLHRTTRAVSLTDAGTDALPRCREMLGIADDLACASHADSAPRGLLRVACSTSLAQAFLAAAVTRFIERHPGVAIDLVVADRTVDLVDERIDLAIRVTTEPSPGLIARRLATCRSVVCAAPSYLQRHGTPRRAEDLALHNCLTYAYFSKSLWQFTHDGVPLGVPVDGNLSANEANVVLAATLAGAGIAMQPVYSALPHLRAGTLRALLPDYVPRDMTAYGVYISRKQMPSALRALLDDLVEQFRTELFEDSGYAGAQTPPSA from the coding sequence ATGGACCGTCTGACAGCCATGCGAGTCTTTACCGAAGTGGCCGATCGCGGCTCGCTCACGGCTGCGGCGCAGCGACTCGACATGTCGCGCGCGATGGTCTCGCGCTACCTGGCGGAGCTCGAAGCGTGGCTCGGCACGCGGCTGCTGCATCGCACGACACGGGCGGTGAGCCTGACCGACGCCGGCACCGACGCCCTGCCGCGTTGTCGAGAGATGCTCGGCATCGCCGACGACCTTGCCTGCGCCTCGCATGCCGACAGCGCGCCGCGCGGCCTGCTGCGCGTGGCATGCAGCACATCGCTCGCGCAGGCGTTCCTGGCCGCGGCCGTCACGCGTTTCATCGAGCGGCATCCGGGCGTGGCGATCGATCTCGTGGTGGCCGATCGCACCGTCGATCTTGTCGACGAGCGCATCGACCTGGCCATCCGGGTAACGACCGAACCCTCGCCTGGTCTCATTGCCCGCCGGCTGGCCACTTGCCGCTCGGTGGTGTGTGCCGCGCCCTCGTACCTGCAGCGGCATGGCACGCCGCGGCGCGCGGAAGACCTCGCGCTGCACAACTGTCTGACGTACGCCTACTTCAGCAAGAGCCTCTGGCAATTCACGCACGACGGCGTCCCGCTCGGCGTGCCGGTGGATGGCAATCTGTCCGCCAACGAGGCCAATGTGGTGCTGGCGGCGACGCTCGCCGGCGCGGGCATCGCCATGCAGCCGGTGTACTCGGCGCTGCCGCATCTGCGCGCGGGCACCCTGCGCGCGCTGTTGCCGGATTACGTGCCACGCGACATGACGGCCTATGGCGTCTACATCTCGCGCAAGCAGATGCCCAGCGCCCTGCGCGCGCTCCTGGACGATCTGGTCGAGCAGTTCCGCACGGAACTGTTCGAAGACTCGGGCTACGCGGGCGCGCAAACGCCACCGTCAGCATGA
- a CDS encoding PhzF family phenazine biosynthesis protein produces the protein MSRTYAFRIVNVFAESTFGGNPLCVFEDGEGLSDEEMRLLARQFNLSETTFIFASETADAHVRIFTPGYEMRFAGHPTLGTAHVLRAMRNLGNQVTLQFAAGLVPVEANGDHWTLTAPSSGEPKIEKASEADADIAALVRLGRDDLAQSPQWVDTGADQLLIPLRNADAVARAQPDSARMDRWPLSSLDRKTGYVFSLDGEKDGELQVTARYFFTTQGGGVSEDPGTGSACANLGGWLIGQGYPLPVRARVSQGDAIERPCRLSLEVTAAREIRVGGRVIELARGEVSL, from the coding sequence ATGAGCCGCACCTATGCATTCCGTATCGTCAACGTGTTCGCCGAGAGCACCTTCGGCGGCAATCCGCTGTGCGTCTTCGAAGACGGAGAGGGATTGAGCGACGAGGAGATGCGACTGCTGGCACGGCAGTTCAACCTCTCCGAGACGACCTTCATCTTTGCCTCGGAGACGGCCGATGCGCATGTGCGGATCTTCACTCCGGGTTACGAAATGCGCTTCGCCGGTCATCCGACGTTGGGCACGGCCCATGTGCTGCGCGCGATGCGCAACCTTGGCAATCAGGTAACGCTGCAATTCGCCGCAGGCTTGGTACCGGTCGAGGCGAACGGGGATCACTGGACGCTCACGGCACCATCGTCGGGCGAGCCGAAGATCGAGAAGGCGTCGGAGGCGGACGCCGACATCGCGGCACTGGTGCGGCTCGGCCGCGACGATCTGGCGCAATCGCCGCAATGGGTCGATACCGGCGCGGACCAGCTGCTCATTCCGCTGCGCAATGCCGATGCCGTCGCACGCGCCCAACCGGACAGCGCGCGCATGGACCGTTGGCCGCTGTCGAGCCTCGATCGCAAGACCGGCTACGTGTTCTCGCTCGATGGTGAGAAAGATGGCGAGTTGCAGGTTACCGCGCGTTACTTCTTCACCACCCAAGGCGGCGGGGTCAGCGAGGATCCGGGCACGGGCTCGGCCTGCGCCAACCTCGGCGGCTGGCTGATCGGTCAGGGCTATCCGTTGCCGGTGCGCGCGCGCGTGTCGCAGGGCGATGCGATCGAGCGCCCGTGCCGTCTCTCGCTCGAAGTCACGGCAGCCCGGGAGATTCGCGTGGGTGGCCGCGTGATCGAGCTCGCGCGCGGTGAAGTGAGCTTGTGA